The genomic region GACCGTCAGTGCCTGCCCGAAGGGGCGGTGGTCCGCGGCAGCGCCGCCGTTAAGGCTGCGCCCTAAGGCGCAGGGCAGAAGCCGCCGGGAAGCTGGACGCCGTTGGCCACGGGGCACGGATCGAAGGTGAAGATGACCAGGGTGCCCAGGATGATGATCACGGTGGTGGCCGCGTAGAGGACGATCTTTAGCCAGAGGCGCGTGGCGTCCTTCTCGGCGTAGTCGTTGATGATGGTGCGGACACCGTTGGTGCCGTGCAGCATGGCGAGCCACAGCATGGCCAGGTCCCAGAACTGCCAGAACGGGTCGGCCCACTTGCCGGCCACGAAGCCGAAGTCGATCGCGTGGATGCCCTCGCCGACCAGCAGGTTGACGGTCAGGTGGCCGAAGATCAGCACCACCAGCACGACGCCGGAGAGCCGCATGAAGAGCCAGGCGATCATCTCGAAGTTGCCCTTGGACCCGCCGCTGCGGCGGTACTTCGGCTGGATCTTTCCGCTACCGGGTTGTCCACTGCGTGGGGGTTGAATAGTTGCAGTCATGGCTTAGTGACCTCCAAGGGCGAGGGACAGGTGGCGGATGGCGAAGCCGGCCATGACAACGACCCAGAGACCCAGGACCGTCCAGAGCATCTGACGCTGGTACTTGGCACCCTTCTTCCAGAAGTCGACGGCGATGATCCGCAGGCCGTTGAAGGCGTGGAACACGATCGCTGCGACGAGGCCCGTTTCACCCAGGGCCATGAGGGGGTTCTTGTAGGCGCCAATGACGGCGGTGTAGGCCTCGGGGG from Arthrobacter sp. NicSoilB8 harbors:
- the sdhC gene encoding succinate dehydrogenase, cytochrome b556 subunit, with the protein product MWSWVGHRITGVVIFFFLLVHVLDTSLVRVSPEAYTAVIGAYKNPLMALGETGLVAAIVFHAFNGLRIIAVDFWKKGAKYQRQMLWTVLGLWVVVMAGFAIRHLSLALGGH
- a CDS encoding succinate dehydrogenase hydrophobic membrane anchor subunit, producing the protein MTATIQPPRSGQPGSGKIQPKYRRSGGSKGNFEMIAWLFMRLSGVVLVVLIFGHLTVNLLVGEGIHAIDFGFVAGKWADPFWQFWDLAMLWLAMLHGTNGVRTIINDYAEKDATRLWLKIVLYAATTVIIILGTLVIFTFDPCPVANGVQLPGGFCPAP